DNA from Sporocytophaga myxococcoides DSM 11118:
ATAAGTAGGCTTGTTTATTTTCATCGTTATTCTGTTTTTGTACTTCGGTCAAATTGCTTTTTTCTAATGGAAATTTTTCAGGTTTGATTTTTTGCCAAACAATGGCTTTCATTTGCCCAGTCACAAAAGGATTTTCTTTACCGATAAAAACCAAAGCCTTACTAAAATTTTCCCCAAGTCCTTTTAAATATTTTCTTACTATTTCAAATCCAATCATGAAGTCGTATTGACTGCAAGGACAATCATTTATGTCCATATAGATATTTAGATAGGCAACTACATTCAGTTTTCTAACAGGAAAAGAAAGTAGTACATCTGTAGAGTAATCGTAGATAAACACACTGTCTGATTCTGAAATGTTGGTTTTTGAGAGAAATCTCTTTCTATACGTTAAGTTTAATTTAAAATATTGAAGGCTGTCCTTATCAACATTTTCAAGACTTGGAATAGCGAGGGAGTCTGGATGTTCGCCTAATGGATAGATGTCAGACAGTGAAATAAAACCAACTTTTTTGTTTGCACTTTCTTCTAAATCTCGGATCAAATATAAGTCAAACTCCTTAGTATAAGTTATTGGGTCGATTATATCAGAACTGCTGCTAATAGTATGTTCGTCATTAGTTACGATTCCCACATTTTTTGTTTCTGTTTTATATTCGTTATCTGTCTCAAAGTCTTCTGTTTTTTTAGCTCCTGAATTATTTTCACTACATGATATAAAAGTGAAAATTGTTAACCCTAAAAATGTAAATATTCGTTTCATTCTTTTTATCCCTTTGTTGCTAGATGTGTTATTCTGAAGTCTCTGGCTGAAGTCTTTGACTTCTATCCACAAATGTAAGCAAGTTTTTAACTTGCGGGCTATTATCCAATAAACTCTATTTCATAATTCTCTATTCAAAATAAAAATAGCCTCGCTTTTTATCGGGGCTATTTTTCAAAATATGTATTTGTTTTTTTCTTCTGCTTTATAAATCGCAAGGTAAAATTTCATAGCAGTTTTTATTTTAATTCCTCTAATTTCTTTTTTATTCTTTCCTGGAAATCAGACATATACTTGGACATCATAACATTCATCATATCTTTCGTAATCTCAGGAGTTTTTTCGATAAACTTTTGTCCTGTGGGGGATTCATAGAAGGCAATTAAATCTTTTACTTCTTTTTCAGTAAAATGCTTATCATAAATTTCAATCATTTCAACATTAACTAATTTCTTGGATAATTCTTTAGCCTCATTCATGACGAATTCAATATACTTATCAAATTTTTCTTTAGAATCTGCGCCTTGAATTTGTCCACTTGTTTGTTGTTTGATTGCTGAAACCAAGTTATTCATTGTTCCATCTATCATTTTTTCTGTTTGTATTAAATTAAAAAGCTTTTTTAAATCTGCTTTCTTACCTTGACCAACTGAAACAAAACTAAATCCAAAAAATAAAATAAAAACTATTACTCCTTTTTTCATATATGTTAATTATTACCAGAACTTAATAAACTCTTTAAATCTTGTCAAATTGCACACACATGTTTATATACACCAAGTGTGTAAATTTATCTTTTACATCCACCAATTTACCCATTTCTATCCTGAGTTCAAATTTTCTAATGGGCTTTTTATGAGGCTTATGATAATGGATCTTCCAAGTATAGACCCTCTCTGGCTGAAGTCTTTGAACTTCTGCCCACAAATGAAAGTAAGTTTTTAACTTGCGGGCTATTATCCAATAAACTTTATTTCATAATTCTCTATTCAAAATAAAAATAGCCTCGCTTTTTATCGGGGCTATTTTTCAAAATATGTATTTGTTTTTTTCTTTTTCTTTACAAACCGCAAGTCAATAGACTTGCTCTCATTTGTAGGCTTAAGTTATAAACTTAATCCAGAGATGGGCTCCGCTACATTACATAGCATTTTAACAAAGAGAACCTAAGTTATGCTATAATTCCATTTTCAGAAAATAATATATTTATAAGCCCATTCTGGGATATAGCTTTTAATTATACTATATAATACTATAATTAAAAAAGGAAAAAACTGGCTCTTTAATTTTCCTTTATGTAATAAAAGATACACATATCACAATCTTACTTTTACGATTTTTGAGGTAATGCATAACTTATATTAATTTAAATCTCACGTTATGATTAAAAATTACCTAAAAACTAAATCCCTCACATGGGTCATACTAGGGTTATTATTGACCGGTCATGCTTTTGCGCAAACACATACCTGGGAGAACTTCAGAGAAAAAGAAGAGGAAAGTAACAGGATCCGGAAAGAGTACTATGAAAAAAGAGTTAAAAGTGAGTTCTTTAAAATCAATGAAGAGATACGTCATGCTGAATATGAAAAATATAAAAAAGCAAAGTTAAAATCGGGTACTTTAAGAACTGCAACAGTAGAAACCATTGCCGACGGAATGCTTAACGGCGAGTGGATTGAAAAAGGCAGTAAAAACCGTGCAGGCCGCATACAGTACTCTGACTTATGGGCTCCTACCAATAATGTTTACGCTATATCTAACGGAGGTAATGTATGGAAAGGGAATTACGATGGTACCGGCTGGGTCTGCTTAAATAATTCTTTCAAACTGACAGAGCCAAAATTTCTTGATGTAGTTCCAAACGGAACAGGGAAGCGTATTATAGTTGGCACTATATCTAAAGTATATTATTCCGACGATGACGGATCTACCTGGGAATATGCTACAGGCCTTAACGATATACCTCAGGGGGATATATTGAGAACCATAACAGTGGGACAATCCGGGACAGCTGTATTTGTTCTGGCGCGCGAGGGTTCTTATATCTCTTTGTACCGTTCAATCAATAAGGGTACAAGTTTTACAAGAATAAGAAAAGCGGCATATTCAAACTCTGACGACAGAAAGTACAGTATATGGGCACCACTTACAGAAAATACTTATGCATATATGATCAATAAGGATTCTACATTCATAATGCCTACTTCCACAAATTCAGGAACAGTGATACGTATGTTTAAACACAATCTTGACCTGGGAGAGAACGTACGCCTTAGCGGTACCAAATCTGGTTCGAATATTATTTTCTATATGAACAGCGATAATGGCTTCTACCGTTCGGACAATAACGGTTCTTCATGGCAGCCTTTAAATAGTCCCGGCGTGGGATTATGGGGTGACTATAGCTTTAGTGTAAGTACCAGCAATCCGAATCTCCTGTTCTGGGGCTCTCTGGATTGTTACAGAGGTATATACAACACCAGCACAGGACAGATTTCATGGACAATGGTGAATAATTGGAATGAATACGATACCGATCCTGCCACAAAACTCCATGCAGACATACCAAGTGTATGTCCGGTATTTACTTCTTCTAATGTTGAAAACTTCCTTGTAAACACCGACGGTGGTATTTATAAATCTACTGATGGTCTTACCACAGTAAACAACATTACACTTATAGGAATGCAGAACTCTCAATATTATGGAGTTTATACTTTAAGAACAGATCCTAACCATATTATGGCTGGCTCACAGGATCAGGGCTTTTCAAAAACATTTGTAGACAATGGTGGTGTTCTTGACTTTGCCCATATCTGGGGCGGAGATGATGGCAGAACCGTATCCACCGATCATGCGGGTTACTGGCATGCCAGCATCTATACCATCAGCTATTTTCCGGATGGAAAATCTAATAAATATTTCTATTTTTGGAGTCAGTTTCTTCCAAAAACATTTCTTCCTTCTATTACAGAGCACCCTACCAATCCTTTCAAGCTTTACTTTGGAAGCGGAATAAGTCCTACAGACCCTACTGCAAACATTCTTGAGTTCTCTTTTACAAGTAACGGAGTAACCTATAACGAACTTCCTTATGACTTCGCTGCTCAGTCAGGCTGTCATAACATTTCAGGAATTGGTATCTCAAGACAAGACAATAACTACTGGTATGTAATGACAGACAACGGCAAACTGTTCACTTCATCAAATGGAGGAAGCAGCTTTACCAAGCACAATTCATTCCCTCAGCTCGATGGTTCCGCGATTTTAGGTCATGCTATTTATCCGTCTAAAACAACATCTGGTACAGTGTACATAGGCGGCCAGGGAACAAATATTGTTTCTGGTGTATATAAACTAACCAATCACGGACAAAGCTTTGCTCCTCTTGGGACCGGTCTTCCTCCAACTCTTGTATTCGATATTTGTGCAAATGATGATGAGTCTTTGATTTTTGCTGCTACAGAAGTAGGACCTTATGTATATGTAACTGCTACCAATACATGGTACCCAATGAAAGGTTTGAACGGACCGGATCAGATTTATCATGATGCTGAATTTATCTCTTCTACAAACACAGTTCGTTTTGCTACCTTCGGAAGAGGTATCTGGGATTTCAAAATCCAATTTACAGAAAACCAGGCTCCTTTTGTTAATATCACATCTCCTGCAAACAACTCAACCTTTACTACAGGAGACAATATAGTACTAAGCGCTACTGCTACTGATGATGTATCGGTACAACAGGTAGACTTCTATAATGGAACTACTTTCCTTGGAACAGATAATACACCTCCGTATACCTTTACATGGAACAATGTTCCTGCAGGAAGCCATACTATCAATGCCAATGCTTATGACAATCTGGGCTTAGTTGGTGTAGCATCTCCGGTTGCTATTACCGTAAATTCAGTACCTGTATGTACAGCTCCACAGTGGGTATCTACTACTGCTTACATAAATCCTGCCGAAGTACAATATGCAGGTATAAGATACAGGGCTAACTACTGGACACAGAACCAGAGACCGGACCTTAACAATGGAACTCCTTATTCTGGAAAACCATGGACAAGTCTGGGAACCTGCAATGCAAGAGTAACGGCTCAGACAATGGACATTTCTCCTAACCCTGCAGAAGGGTCAACAGTGGTTACTGTTGATATAACTGAAGAAACCGAAGTTGTTATTTATGTAATCGACAACCTTGGAAGAAAAGTAGCGGATGTTTACAAAGGCAAACTAAGTGTTGGAAAACACACATATGACATGGAGTCTGCTAATTTTACTCCCGGAATTTATCGTCTGATTATGGAAGGCAAAAACGGCAATATGGCGGTAGGATTCCTTAAAAAGTAATTCCTTAGATTTATAATAGATAAAATGTGGAGGCTGTTCCGAAAGGGCAGCCTCTTTTATTATATAAATCATAACTTGCGCGCGTTTGTAACCATAGCCGTCAGGTTAAGAGATTGATTCCCTTCTCTGGCTGAAGTCTTTGACTTCTGCCCACAAATGTAAGCAAGTTTTTAACTTGCGGGCTATTATCCGATAAATTCGACTTCTATAAGTCCTTTCTTTCCTGAATAATTTATTGCACTCGAATATATATAATCCTCCGGACATCTGACAATACCGGCCTTAACAGGATTTTCATGGATATATGCCAACCGCTGATCCATCATATCATTAGAACTCAACTCTATTGGCCTGTTGTCTTGTTGCCAGAATTGATATTTTTTATTATTGCTGTTCTTCAACCCCGCCGACTTAAAGAGCCACAGCATCCATTTCCTCCTGCTTTCCTTAGAATCATTAATAGCCTTTATCAGCTCTTTGGATGTATGCTTTTTAAAATCTCTAAGTATATCAGATAAGTTTTTTCCTTTATCTGCTCTTACTATCATGTGGTAGTGATTTGTCATTAAAACCCAGGCATAAATAATAAGGCCTTTTTCTTTCTGACAATACTTTAAACTCTCGACAATAATATCTTTGTAATGCTCGCGGGT
Protein-coding regions in this window:
- a CDS encoding REP-associated tyrosine transposase — protein: MSSKYTINDPEGLYFISTAVVEWADVFTREHYKDIIVESLKYCQKEKGLIIYAWVLMTNHYHMIVRADKGKNLSDILRDFKKHTSKELIKAINDSKESRRKWMLWLFKSAGLKNSNNKKYQFWQQDNRPIELSSNDMMDQRLAYIHENPVKAGIVRCPEDYIYSSAINYSGKKGLIEVEFIG
- a CDS encoding Ig-like domain-containing protein, encoding MIKNYLKTKSLTWVILGLLLTGHAFAQTHTWENFREKEEESNRIRKEYYEKRVKSEFFKINEEIRHAEYEKYKKAKLKSGTLRTATVETIADGMLNGEWIEKGSKNRAGRIQYSDLWAPTNNVYAISNGGNVWKGNYDGTGWVCLNNSFKLTEPKFLDVVPNGTGKRIIVGTISKVYYSDDDGSTWEYATGLNDIPQGDILRTITVGQSGTAVFVLAREGSYISLYRSINKGTSFTRIRKAAYSNSDDRKYSIWAPLTENTYAYMINKDSTFIMPTSTNSGTVIRMFKHNLDLGENVRLSGTKSGSNIIFYMNSDNGFYRSDNNGSSWQPLNSPGVGLWGDYSFSVSTSNPNLLFWGSLDCYRGIYNTSTGQISWTMVNNWNEYDTDPATKLHADIPSVCPVFTSSNVENFLVNTDGGIYKSTDGLTTVNNITLIGMQNSQYYGVYTLRTDPNHIMAGSQDQGFSKTFVDNGGVLDFAHIWGGDDGRTVSTDHAGYWHASIYTISYFPDGKSNKYFYFWSQFLPKTFLPSITEHPTNPFKLYFGSGISPTDPTANILEFSFTSNGVTYNELPYDFAAQSGCHNISGIGISRQDNNYWYVMTDNGKLFTSSNGGSSFTKHNSFPQLDGSAILGHAIYPSKTTSGTVYIGGQGTNIVSGVYKLTNHGQSFAPLGTGLPPTLVFDICANDDESLIFAATEVGPYVYVTATNTWYPMKGLNGPDQIYHDAEFISSTNTVRFATFGRGIWDFKIQFTENQAPFVNITSPANNSTFTTGDNIVLSATATDDVSVQQVDFYNGTTFLGTDNTPPYTFTWNNVPAGSHTINANAYDNLGLVGVASPVAITVNSVPVCTAPQWVSTTAYINPAEVQYAGIRYRANYWTQNQRPDLNNGTPYSGKPWTSLGTCNARVTAQTMDISPNPAEGSTVVTVDITEETEVVIYVIDNLGRKVADVYKGKLSVGKHTYDMESANFTPGIYRLIMEGKNGNMAVGFLKK
- a CDS encoding DUF2059 domain-containing protein → MKKGVIVFILFFGFSFVSVGQGKKADLKKLFNLIQTEKMIDGTMNNLVSAIKQQTSGQIQGADSKEKFDKYIEFVMNEAKELSKKLVNVEMIEIYDKHFTEKEVKDLIAFYESPTGQKFIEKTPEITKDMMNVMMSKYMSDFQERIKKKLEELK